A genomic window from Companilactobacillus alimentarius DSM 20249 includes:
- the priA gene encoding primosomal protein N' — MTVAEIIVDVPTMQTNRPFEYSIPEALNDVVVPGMRVEVPFGRGKRKIQGFVMKTKDQSDFKGKLKPISRVIDLKPVLSNEMLQLSYWLADKTYSFQISCLQTMLPSVMRAKYKQYAIPLDKTDPEVLNLFQGQATFEITNSLTDSQIRLINRLRKNEKIDLRYVVENKAQQIKRQAVMTDLNIIQLHEAKNELRGNAKSQVKLLDFLIQHLNDLPVEMSELQKNFGIARSAIKTAEKNKLLKIVEVTKLRKPEGINPEKTTKLELTDEQQVAVDQIGQAISREQPETFLIEGVTGSGKTEVYLQTIEKALQQDKTALMLVPEISLTPQMVNRVVGRFGNQVAVLHSGLSSGERYDEWTRIENGDVKVVVGARSAVFAPLQRIGLIIIDEEHEASYKQDDNPRYNARDVALWRSKVNHCPVVLGSATPSLESRARAEKGVYHLIRMKKRINNQNLPHVQIVDMRDAENSSIKGDFSPVLKNNLQATLENHDQAIILLNRRGYSSFMMCRECGFVLKCPNCDVSLTYHKDLGKMKCHYCGHEEPVPNSCPNCRSKKIGFYGTGTQNIEQQLNDLFPEARVLRMDVDTTRRKGAHAKILQKFGSHQADILLGTQMIAKGLDFPDVTLVGVINADTTLSLADFRASERTFQLLTQVSGRAGRAKKTGRVVIQTFNPDHYAIKDAAKQDYETFFKQEMYLRHQSNYTPYYFTTLISVANKDEGQTLKQSYWLKKQLQTALSKDAILLGPSPTMISRKQNKYYYQIIVKYKHEPKLHDKLLEILNETQADAKKGFTIAIDNEPQHID; from the coding sequence ATGACAGTAGCAGAGATAATTGTAGACGTACCTACTATGCAGACAAATAGACCATTTGAATATTCAATTCCTGAAGCACTGAATGATGTAGTGGTTCCAGGGATGCGTGTCGAGGTACCATTTGGACGTGGCAAGAGGAAGATTCAAGGTTTTGTCATGAAAACTAAGGATCAAAGTGATTTCAAGGGAAAATTGAAACCAATTTCACGTGTGATTGATTTGAAGCCAGTTTTATCTAATGAAATGTTGCAACTTTCGTATTGGTTAGCTGATAAGACTTATTCTTTTCAAATCTCATGCTTGCAGACAATGCTACCAAGCGTCATGCGCGCAAAGTATAAACAATATGCGATACCGTTGGACAAGACAGATCCAGAGGTTTTAAATTTGTTTCAAGGACAAGCTACTTTCGAAATCACTAATTCTCTGACCGATTCTCAAATTCGCTTGATCAATCGTTTACGTAAGAATGAAAAAATTGACCTTCGTTATGTGGTCGAAAATAAGGCACAACAGATCAAACGTCAGGCAGTTATGACTGATTTGAATATAATTCAGTTGCATGAAGCAAAAAATGAGTTACGTGGGAATGCTAAATCACAAGTTAAATTATTGGATTTTTTAATACAACATTTAAATGATCTACCGGTTGAAATGAGTGAGCTTCAGAAAAATTTTGGAATAGCACGTTCTGCAATAAAGACGGCTGAAAAAAATAAGTTGTTAAAAATTGTTGAGGTAACTAAATTACGTAAGCCGGAAGGAATTAATCCTGAAAAGACTACAAAGTTAGAATTAACTGATGAGCAACAAGTGGCTGTTGATCAAATTGGTCAGGCTATCAGTAGGGAACAGCCAGAAACTTTTTTAATTGAAGGTGTTACTGGTAGTGGAAAAACCGAAGTTTATTTACAGACAATTGAAAAAGCTTTGCAACAAGATAAAACAGCTTTAATGTTAGTTCCAGAGATTTCCTTAACTCCACAAATGGTCAATCGTGTGGTAGGCCGCTTTGGCAATCAAGTAGCCGTTTTACACAGTGGTTTGTCCAGTGGTGAGCGATATGATGAGTGGACTAGAATTGAAAATGGAGATGTTAAAGTAGTCGTTGGAGCTCGGAGCGCCGTTTTTGCCCCGTTGCAAAGAATTGGCTTGATTATTATTGATGAGGAACATGAAGCAAGTTATAAACAAGATGATAATCCACGCTATAATGCTCGTGACGTAGCGTTGTGGCGTTCAAAAGTTAACCATTGTCCCGTTGTCTTGGGAAGTGCAACACCATCTCTGGAGTCAAGAGCACGAGCTGAAAAGGGTGTTTATCACTTGATCAGGATGAAAAAACGGATCAATAATCAGAATTTGCCACATGTACAGATAGTGGATATGCGTGACGCTGAAAATTCATCCATCAAAGGTGACTTTTCGCCAGTATTGAAAAATAATTTGCAAGCAACTCTAGAAAATCATGATCAAGCAATTATTTTGTTAAATAGACGTGGATATTCTTCATTTATGATGTGTCGAGAGTGTGGATTTGTCTTGAAGTGTCCAAATTGTGATGTTTCGTTGACTTACCATAAGGATCTCGGCAAAATGAAGTGTCACTATTGTGGTCACGAAGAACCTGTTCCTAATAGTTGTCCTAACTGTAGAAGTAAAAAAATTGGTTTTTATGGAACCGGCACACAAAATATTGAACAGCAATTAAATGATCTATTTCCCGAAGCACGAGTTTTGAGAATGGATGTTGATACGACTAGAAGAAAGGGCGCACATGCTAAGATTCTTCAAAAATTTGGCAGTCATCAAGCTGATATTCTATTAGGAACACAGATGATTGCTAAAGGGTTGGATTTTCCAGATGTTACTTTAGTTGGTGTAATCAATGCCGATACCACTTTGAGTTTGGCTGATTTTAGGGCTAGTGAGCGGACCTTTCAACTGTTGACACAAGTTAGTGGTCGTGCGGGTCGAGCTAAAAAGACTGGTCGTGTGGTTATTCAGACCTTTAATCCAGATCACTATGCTATCAAGGACGCCGCCAAGCAAGATTACGAGACATTTTTCAAACAGGAAATGTATCTCCGCCATCAATCCAATTACACGCCGTATTATTTTACAACCTTGATCAGTGTGGCTAATAAAGACGAAGGTCAGACATTGAAACAGAGTTATTGGTTAAAGAAACAGTTACAAACAGCTCTGTCTAAAGATGCTATCTTACTTGGTCCTAGTCCCACGATGATTTCACGTAAACAAAACAAATATTATTATCAAATTATTGTAAAATATAAGCATGAACCAAAATTGCATGACAAATTACTAGAAATTTTAAATGAGACCCAGGCGGATGCCAAAAAAGGATTTACGATTGCAATTGATAATGAACCACAACATATAGATTAA
- the rpoZ gene encoding DNA-directed RNA polymerase subunit omega, with protein sequence MIIYPSIDKLLDRVDSRYSLAVLAAKRAHQLENGDIELLNKYESPRTVGRALEEIADDKIEIDPNSILLEKEAEKIEEEKKEEDE encoded by the coding sequence ATGATTATTTATCCATCAATTGATAAACTTTTAGATCGAGTTGATTCTCGTTACTCATTAGCAGTTCTAGCTGCCAAGCGTGCTCACCAATTGGAAAATGGTGATATTGAATTGTTAAATAAGTACGAATCACCAAGAACAGTCGGTCGTGCACTTGAAGAAATTGCTGACGATAAAATTGAAATTGATCCTAATTCAATTCTTCTTGAAAAAGAAGCTGAAAAGATTGAAGAAGAGAAAAAAGAAGAAGACGAATAA
- the gmk gene encoding guanylate kinase, producing MSTRGMLIVLSGPSGVGKGTVRKAMLKNSSIKFDYSVSMTTRQMRPGEVDGVDYYFRTNEEFEEEIKNGGMLEYAKYVDHYYGTPLKYVNQKLDAGIDVLLEIEVNGAMQVREKMPDGVFIFLTPPDLTSLRDRITNRGTDDEKTIDKRMVQAKNEIEMMTSYDYAVVNDKIPNAVEKIEGIIRSEHLRVPRVIDKYKKIIGD from the coding sequence ATGTCAACAAGGGGAATGTTAATCGTTTTATCAGGTCCATCAGGAGTAGGTAAAGGAACCGTTAGAAAAGCTATGCTGAAGAATTCATCAATCAAGTTTGATTATTCTGTTTCAATGACTACTCGTCAAATGAGACCTGGAGAAGTCGATGGAGTCGATTACTATTTCCGAACAAATGAGGAATTTGAAGAAGAAATAAAAAATGGCGGCATGTTAGAGTATGCTAAGTATGTCGACCACTATTATGGAACACCACTAAAATACGTTAATCAGAAATTAGATGCTGGAATTGACGTTTTGTTGGAGATTGAAGTCAATGGTGCGATGCAAGTTCGTGAAAAAATGCCTGATGGTGTGTTTATTTTCCTTACACCACCTGATTTGACAAGCTTAAGAGATCGTATAACTAATCGTGGAACTGATGATGAAAAGACTATCGACAAACGTATGGTTCAAGCTAAAAACGAAATCGAAATGATGACAAGCTATGACTATGCCGTCGTAAATGATAAAATACCTAATGCAGTTGAAAAAATAGAAGGTATAATTAGAAGCGAACACTTAAGAGTGCCGCGTGTAATTGATAAATATAAAAAAATAATAGGAGATTGA
- the recN gene encoding DNA repair protein RecN: MLKKLIINNFAIINKLQIDFKSGMTALTGETGAGKSIIIDALGLLVGSRSSIDFIRTGQEQLNVQGLFEVRSSSPIFAILDEYGIVHDDNQIIIKREINRKGRNVCRLNNELVKTNVLRQVGKFLVEIHGQNQQQELLDEENHINILDRFADDGFQQDLVEYGRIFETYQAKKSRLRMIQKNSQNLAQRIDMLKFQIEDIDSAQVTEGEDDKLEDEKNQLSNFEKISSALQESYRGLSENNVGVVDALGNVRNQLEEIMDYDKSYKELYDSVNGAYYQLQDNAATIADQLENLDFDENRLDNIQKRLITLDNLKKKYGPTLDEVIEFDKKAHDELKKIDIDDDTEDKLTQEIAQAQANLLELGKSLSKKRHKTATALEKSINHQLKDLYMPDAKFDVSFRSLDDDNLSNKGIDQIQFNLKTNVGEDYKPLVKVASGGELSRVILAFEAIIAEKMNVETIVFDEIDTGVSGRVAQAIGDKIYKVSQFLQVLCITHLPQVAAMSDIQFEIKKETVKDKTETKVSLLNDLQRIEAISLMLAGTKVTDLTRKHAQELLELAEGEQKRLD, translated from the coding sequence ATGCTAAAAAAACTAATAATCAATAATTTTGCAATCATCAATAAACTTCAAATTGATTTCAAAAGTGGGATGACGGCTTTAACTGGTGAGACTGGGGCAGGTAAATCAATTATTATCGACGCCTTAGGCTTATTAGTGGGGAGCAGGTCCTCAATTGATTTTATTAGAACGGGACAAGAACAATTAAATGTGCAGGGACTATTTGAAGTTAGATCAAGTAGTCCTATTTTTGCTATTTTAGACGAGTATGGAATTGTCCACGATGACAATCAGATTATCATTAAGCGAGAAATTAATCGTAAGGGACGAAATGTTTGTCGACTTAATAATGAATTAGTTAAGACGAATGTTTTACGACAAGTAGGGAAATTTTTAGTCGAAATTCACGGTCAAAATCAGCAGCAAGAATTATTAGACGAGGAAAATCATATTAATATTTTGGATCGATTTGCTGACGATGGATTTCAACAGGATCTAGTCGAATATGGTCGAATCTTTGAGACCTATCAAGCTAAAAAGAGTCGTTTAAGGATGATTCAAAAGAATTCACAGAATTTAGCGCAACGAATCGACATGCTTAAATTTCAAATCGAAGATATTGACAGTGCTCAGGTTACAGAGGGCGAGGATGATAAGCTAGAGGATGAAAAGAATCAATTATCTAACTTTGAAAAAATCAGCTCTGCACTTCAGGAAAGTTATCGTGGATTATCTGAGAATAATGTCGGTGTAGTCGATGCGCTCGGTAATGTTCGGAATCAATTAGAAGAAATTATGGATTACGATAAGTCGTATAAGGAATTGTATGATTCCGTCAACGGGGCTTATTATCAATTGCAAGATAATGCCGCAACGATTGCTGATCAATTGGAGAATTTGGATTTTGACGAGAATCGTTTAGACAATATTCAAAAACGTCTGATAACTTTGGATAATTTAAAAAAGAAGTATGGTCCTACCTTAGATGAAGTAATCGAATTTGATAAAAAAGCACACGACGAATTAAAAAAGATTGATATAGACGATGATACTGAAGATAAATTAACCCAAGAAATTGCGCAGGCTCAAGCTAATTTATTAGAATTAGGCAAATCTTTGTCTAAAAAGCGTCATAAAACGGCAACAGCATTAGAAAAATCAATTAATCATCAATTAAAGGACCTCTATATGCCGGATGCTAAATTTGACGTTTCATTTAGATCCTTGGATGATGATAATTTATCAAATAAAGGTATCGATCAAATCCAATTCAATTTAAAAACTAATGTTGGTGAAGATTATAAGCCATTAGTTAAGGTAGCTTCTGGTGGTGAATTGTCACGTGTGATCTTGGCTTTTGAAGCTATTATCGCCGAAAAGATGAATGTTGAGACGATTGTATTTGACGAAATAGATACTGGTGTCAGTGGTCGTGTGGCTCAGGCGATTGGTGATAAGATATATAAGGTTTCACAGTTCTTACAAGTTTTATGTATCACGCATCTACCACAAGTTGCAGCTATGAGTGATATTCAATTTGAAATCAAAAAAGAGACCGTTAAGGATAAAACTGAAACAAAAGTTTCATTACTTAACGATCTCCAAAGAATTGAAGCTATTTCATTGATGTTGGCTGGTACAAAGGTCACTGATTTAACGAGAAAACATGCGCAGGAATTATTAGAATTGGCTGAAGGCGAACAGAAGCGACTAGACTAG
- a CDS encoding TlyA family RNA methyltransferase, with product MAKKRIDVLLVEQNLFESREQAKRSVMAGEVYNQDNLRFDKPGEKVDPDTIFHLAKNAHSKYVSRGGYKLEKALKSFDIDLTDKICLDIGSSTGGFTDVALQNGAQKVYALDVGYNQLAWKLRKDDRVVVMERVNFRYSKPDDFHEGLPQFAMTDVSFISLELILPPMFNIILPGSDAVCLIKPQFEAGPENVGKHGIVRDHKVHKMVLEKITNFAKEAGFIVSGLDFSPIKGGEGNIEFLMHIQKPEQKQAGKILDSVSVEKTMEAAYANLNK from the coding sequence TTGGCAAAAAAAAGAATTGATGTTTTATTAGTTGAACAGAATTTATTTGAATCTCGTGAGCAGGCAAAGCGCTCAGTCATGGCGGGAGAAGTTTATAATCAAGATAACTTGCGCTTTGATAAACCTGGTGAAAAGGTCGATCCGGATACGATTTTTCACTTGGCAAAAAACGCCCACAGTAAGTACGTCAGTCGTGGCGGCTATAAACTAGAAAAAGCTTTGAAGTCGTTTGATATTGATCTGACAGATAAGATTTGTTTGGATATTGGTTCTTCAACTGGTGGTTTTACTGACGTGGCTTTACAAAATGGTGCTCAAAAAGTTTACGCCTTGGATGTAGGCTATAATCAACTAGCTTGGAAATTGCGCAAAGACGATCGTGTCGTGGTCATGGAACGGGTAAATTTCCGCTACAGTAAACCCGATGATTTTCATGAAGGACTACCTCAATTTGCGATGACAGATGTGTCATTTATTTCCTTAGAGTTAATTTTGCCACCAATGTTTAATATTATCTTGCCTGGTTCTGATGCTGTTTGTTTAATTAAACCTCAATTCGAAGCTGGACCAGAAAATGTTGGTAAACACGGAATTGTCCGTGATCATAAAGTACATAAAATGGTCTTAGAAAAAATTACTAATTTTGCTAAAGAAGCCGGTTTTATCGTTTCTGGATTAGACTTTTCTCCCATCAAAGGTGGAGAAGGCAATATTGAATTTTTGATGCATATTCAAAAGCCTGAACAAAAACAAGCAGGTAAAATTTTGGATAGCGTTTCAGTTGAAAAGACCATGGAAGCAGCATATGCAAATCTTAATAAATAG
- a CDS encoding polyprenyl synthetase family protein produces MEIKNFSDFCEQVLPDFNKFLDTKLRTEIKQDTLRDAMLYSLDAGGKRVRPMLFLAVAYSCGIKQENLSKMYDIAGAIELVHTYSLIHDDLPEMDDSDYRRGKLANHKKFGVGPAVLAGDGLLTQAFYWIAKSSLDTDKRMAAVRILAHNAGPMGMVAGQMTDITMENKVLNEEELTTLHKEKTADLITAAVTIGAFCANHELSSRLVQYANDIGLAFQLKDDLNDADDGEDNSKNTFPNLIGKEATKTKLNDLVKDALNSVLKETEFDKNLLVSFLDYFKE; encoded by the coding sequence ATGGAAATAAAGAATTTCTCTGATTTTTGTGAACAAGTGTTACCCGATTTCAATAAATTTTTAGATACTAAGTTAAGAACAGAAATAAAACAAGATACCTTAAGAGATGCAATGCTTTATTCATTGGATGCAGGTGGTAAGAGAGTTCGCCCAATGTTGTTTTTAGCCGTAGCTTATTCTTGTGGTATTAAACAAGAGAATTTATCAAAAATGTATGATATAGCTGGAGCTATTGAATTAGTGCATACTTACTCTTTGATCCATGATGATCTACCAGAGATGGATGATTCTGATTACCGTCGGGGTAAGTTGGCAAATCACAAAAAATTTGGTGTTGGTCCAGCTGTTTTGGCTGGTGATGGATTGTTGACACAGGCTTTTTATTGGATTGCTAAATCTAGTTTGGATACTGATAAACGTATGGCAGCCGTTAGAATTTTAGCTCACAATGCTGGTCCCATGGGTATGGTTGCTGGTCAAATGACTGATATTACTATGGAAAATAAAGTTCTTAATGAAGAAGAATTAACAACTTTGCATAAAGAAAAAACCGCCGATTTAATTACAGCGGCAGTTACAATTGGTGCATTTTGCGCTAATCATGAATTGTCATCTCGTTTAGTTCAATACGCTAATGATATTGGTCTAGCTTTTCAATTAAAAGATGACCTAAATGATGCTGATGACGGGGAAGATAACTCTAAAAATACTTTTCCTAATTTGATTGGTAAAGAAGCTACAAAGACAAAATTGAATGATTTGGTAAAAGATGCCTTGAATTCTGTTTTGAAGGAAACTGAATTTGATAAGAACTTATTGGTAAGCTTTTTAGATTATTTCAAAGAATAG
- a CDS encoding exodeoxyribonuclease VII small subunit, giving the protein MAEKKKTFEENLADLEAIVTNLESGNVPLEEAMEKFKKGVTLSKELEKTLSDAEETVTKVMIKDGEEINIKKDQDKDQD; this is encoded by the coding sequence ATGGCTGAGAAGAAAAAAACTTTTGAAGAAAATCTTGCTGATCTAGAAGCAATTGTAACCAATCTTGAATCGGGTAATGTTCCATTAGAAGAAGCCATGGAAAAATTTAAAAAAGGCGTAACTTTAAGTAAAGAACTAGAAAAGACACTCAGTGATGCTGAGGAAACTGTTACAAAAGTTATGATTAAAGATGGCGAAGAGATCAATATTAAAAAAGATCAAGATAAGGATCAGGATTAA
- the xseA gene encoding exodeoxyribonuclease VII large subunit, whose amino-acid sequence MDNEQYLTVTALTQYLKRKFDVDPYLGHVYLMGEISNFRMRPNAHQYFSLKDDKAKISAIMFKSNFSKVKFQPEEGMKVLVKGRISLYEPSGSYQIYVESMEPDGLGALYLAFEQLKKKLAQQGVFDLPKKAIPQFPKRIAVVTSQSGAVIHDIMTTVQRRFPIVQIVLYPAQVQGQEAAPTIVKQLERINENGNYDTIIIGRGGGSIEDLWPFNEEIVAQAIVQSKIPVISSVGHETDTTIADLVADLRAATPTAAAELATPVLRDVLAHLQDLNMRLYNAQTKIIGNYKDRVDSLAKNVFLQHPERIYEVYLQKVDYLQDKLQQNFANSLSRSKTELIQYANRLVQSSPRDQIYSYGNQVNRLYQILINNVNKVINKNRNIFNSEVASLDSLSPLKTLSRGFAIPVDKSGKVLRDVTDYQVDQEVDLRVKNGNVKLVTKEVSEDKNG is encoded by the coding sequence ATGGATAATGAACAGTATTTAACCGTTACAGCTTTAACACAATACTTGAAGAGAAAATTTGACGTGGACCCTTATTTGGGACACGTCTATTTGATGGGCGAGATATCCAATTTCCGAATGCGTCCTAATGCCCATCAATATTTTTCATTAAAAGATGATAAAGCTAAGATTTCAGCAATTATGTTTAAGTCTAATTTTAGTAAAGTTAAATTTCAGCCCGAAGAAGGAATGAAAGTTCTCGTCAAAGGAAGAATTTCACTTTATGAACCGAGTGGTTCTTATCAGATTTATGTGGAATCAATGGAACCTGACGGGTTAGGAGCGTTATATTTAGCTTTTGAGCAATTAAAAAAGAAACTGGCACAACAGGGTGTCTTTGATTTGCCTAAAAAAGCGATCCCTCAATTTCCTAAACGAATTGCAGTGGTTACTAGTCAGTCCGGAGCGGTTATTCATGATATTATGACAACAGTACAAAGACGTTTCCCAATAGTTCAAATCGTCTTGTATCCTGCTCAGGTTCAAGGACAAGAGGCAGCACCAACGATTGTTAAACAACTTGAACGAATCAATGAGAACGGAAATTACGATACAATTATTATTGGTCGTGGCGGTGGTTCGATTGAAGATCTGTGGCCTTTTAATGAAGAGATCGTTGCACAAGCAATTGTTCAAAGTAAAATTCCGGTTATTAGTTCAGTTGGTCATGAGACTGATACTACGATTGCTGATTTAGTTGCTGATTTAAGAGCTGCCACACCAACAGCTGCTGCTGAATTAGCTACGCCTGTTTTACGAGATGTCCTGGCTCATTTGCAGGATCTTAATATGAGGCTCTACAATGCTCAAACTAAGATTATTGGTAACTATAAGGATAGAGTCGATTCTTTAGCTAAGAATGTATTTTTACAGCATCCTGAGCGAATATACGAAGTGTATCTTCAAAAGGTTGACTACTTACAGGATAAACTTCAACAAAATTTTGCAAACTCATTGAGTAGATCTAAAACAGAATTGATTCAATATGCTAACCGTTTGGTACAGTCATCTCCCAGAGATCAAATCTACAGTTATGGGAATCAAGTCAATCGTTTATATCAGATTTTGATTAATAATGTGAACAAAGTTATCAATAAAAATCGTAATATATTTAATAGTGAGGTTGCTAGTTTAGATTCTCTGAGCCCCCTTAAGACTTTAAGCCGTGGTTTTGCGATTCCGGTGGATAAATCGGGTAAAGTTTTACGAGATGTGACAGATTATCAAGTTGACCAAGAGGTTGACCTGAGAGTTAAAAATGGTAACGTCAAGCTAGTAACCAAAGAAGTAAGTGAGGATAAGAATGGCTGA